Proteins from one Oscillatoria nigro-viridis PCC 7112 genomic window:
- a CDS encoding type II toxin-antitoxin system Phd/YefM family antitoxin — protein MLTKTVDVQEAQTNLKELLSLALKGIEVVLTEGGIPLVRLAPIASPTKQRTAGLHAGAVWTSNDFDEPLPDEFWTGNL, from the coding sequence ATGCTGACAAAAACAGTTGACGTGCAAGAAGCACAGACAAATTTAAAAGAGTTATTATCTCTAGCACTTAAAGGCATAGAGGTTGTTCTCACAGAAGGTGGCATTCCCCTTGTCCGTTTAGCGCCGATCGCATCCCCAACTAAGCAGCGTACAGCAGGATTGCACGCAGGAGCAGTCTGGACAAGTAATGATTTTGATGAACCGTTACCAGACGAATTTTGGACAGGGAATCTATGA
- a CDS encoding glycoside hydrolase family 2 protein, with product MNHKLAKIIGLFFAAATLFGFVGYALQNPYLASNCAMSIGSPNLTIAAGGAIDNKRSQIYLNGTWQFVPAVGNLQNPPVSPNWGSISVPGDWQKENNESVPGIITRGSGKDWENFNSKQLSKAWYQKNIDIPDDWTNRRIFIDLARVSTDAVIFVNGINCGQIPWPYGTIEITKAAKLGQNTISILVVAVSDEKEKAVIMGPTEIYTEKSKLQSRGIIGEVRLLSLPPGPLISDVFVQTSTRKKQVKLDVELKDVAQNGKVELIAQMLDEKGKVQQQFTANASVQAKPLQTLQVQWNWPNPRLWDVGQPNLYTLQLAVKGSGIDTQYHQPFGFREFWIEGRKFFLNGTEFRLRPILHSDTWQGGILEVSDRLIDGYVKAGFNITEMWPWNHDERGRWHFRELFSERADLKGFPIMAPALDISPIAWNGKWKNPYWKNRWKARMVTEMRRYRNHPSVLMWATSPNFFGNADDQNPRRIGKSKVEGTLSPSENERLRVNTPLGNDAIATIKSADPTRPVMVHQGAYFGDVYALNTYLNMIPLQEREEWISEWSKTGEMPYMAVEFGTPLHATMMRARKGFGQAILSEPWMTEFAAIYFGKQAYELETAAYKNKIREQFFRGQEYQSWHFKKELDFAPAFQKLQQLFSTNTWRSWRTFGISGGMIPWNDGHGWEVSEAGKKKVDIGAFQPGGRGVYLKQVSNNLLNYLQPEAYIVHPGGEAIMNNNSSTLAWIAGASPVFTAKDRNLFVGGKLAKQVVLINDTRAAQEFSFNWRVLVGGKEVKKGEEKGTIESAGTLFFPIELNLPNTISSKADGEIRLTARVGDRSHSDTFAFRVFPNQAKSKDTLTIFDPAGKTSAMLQQLGHQLVPWNGSQLASLLIIGREAFSSGENLPGSLESFVRNGGKAIVFPQRREWLENTGFRVAAHVSRRAFPVDSNHPAISGLDSEDLRDWAGESTLVEAYPNTIQTGANLSPANKPWYGWRWGNRGGVSSASIEKPHRSGWRPILESEFDLAYSPLMELDYGKGRLILNELDLEDHYSVDAGAAQLVQQIVSYGMNSPVLGKPDKVVLIGGDGDAQKLDSLGVIYQRASSLSNDVDLVIVGREANLKDAALRGYLNAGGKAFFLPRQVPVAGLGVGLQQAQDFGGSLAVPSWDEVKGVSASDLRSRSFYDTWLIKSGGEMGADGLLSRVKVGKGVAIFSQIEPDSLNADTKTYLRFTRWRQTRANAQILANLGASFKADGSVFNGSSREFYHWDYRTDFEKGDDPYRYYRW from the coding sequence GTGAATCACAAGCTGGCCAAAATTATCGGATTATTTTTCGCAGCCGCCACCCTCTTTGGATTCGTCGGTTACGCACTTCAAAATCCCTACTTAGCCAGCAACTGTGCGATGTCGATCGGCTCCCCCAATCTTACCATCGCGGCCGGCGGGGCGATCGACAACAAACGATCCCAAATTTATCTCAACGGAACTTGGCAATTTGTCCCCGCAGTTGGCAACCTCCAAAACCCCCCCGTCTCCCCAAATTGGGGTTCCATCTCGGTACCTGGAGACTGGCAAAAAGAAAACAACGAATCGGTACCCGGAATCATCACTCGCGGCAGCGGCAAAGATTGGGAAAACTTCAACAGTAAACAACTATCAAAAGCTTGGTATCAGAAAAATATAGACATTCCCGACGACTGGACAAACCGCCGCATCTTTATCGACTTAGCCAGAGTCAGCACCGATGCAGTCATCTTTGTCAACGGGATTAACTGCGGTCAAATCCCCTGGCCCTACGGCACTATTGAAATTACCAAAGCAGCAAAACTAGGTCAAAACACCATATCCATCTTAGTGGTGGCAGTATCCGATGAAAAGGAAAAAGCCGTCATCATGGGCCCCACAGAAATCTACACAGAAAAATCCAAGTTGCAATCGCGGGGAATCATCGGTGAAGTACGGCTTCTGAGCCTTCCCCCAGGCCCGCTAATTAGCGACGTATTCGTCCAAACTTCCACCAGAAAAAAGCAAGTTAAATTAGATGTAGAACTCAAAGACGTTGCCCAAAACGGTAAAGTAGAATTAATCGCGCAAATGCTCGACGAAAAAGGCAAAGTACAACAACAATTCACCGCAAATGCCAGCGTTCAAGCTAAACCACTTCAAACCTTACAAGTCCAGTGGAATTGGCCAAATCCCCGTCTTTGGGATGTCGGGCAACCAAACCTTTACACCCTGCAATTAGCAGTAAAAGGCAGCGGCATTGATACGCAATACCACCAACCTTTTGGCTTCCGCGAATTTTGGATAGAAGGGCGCAAATTTTTCTTAAACGGAACTGAATTTCGGCTGCGACCAATCTTGCACTCCGATACTTGGCAAGGCGGCATACTAGAAGTTTCTGACCGCCTAATTGATGGCTACGTAAAAGCCGGTTTTAACATAACAGAAATGTGGCCTTGGAATCACGACGAACGGGGTAGATGGCACTTCCGAGAGTTATTTTCGGAAAGAGCAGACCTCAAAGGTTTTCCAATTATGGCTCCCGCTTTAGATATTAGTCCTATCGCTTGGAACGGCAAGTGGAAAAACCCTTACTGGAAAAACCGCTGGAAAGCCCGAATGGTGACTGAAATGCGCCGCTACCGCAATCATCCATCAGTATTAATGTGGGCAACAAGTCCTAATTTTTTCGGCAATGCTGACGACCAAAATCCCCGCCGCATCGGCAAAAGCAAAGTAGAAGGAACTCTCAGTCCCTCGGAAAACGAGCGTTTGCGGGTCAACACTCCCCTAGGAAATGACGCTATAGCTACCATTAAATCGGCTGACCCAACCCGACCTGTGATGGTACACCAAGGCGCATACTTCGGCGATGTTTACGCGCTGAATACTTATTTAAATATGATTCCCTTGCAAGAACGGGAAGAGTGGATTTCTGAGTGGAGTAAAACCGGGGAAATGCCCTACATGGCTGTCGAGTTTGGGACTCCTCTGCACGCCACGATGATGCGGGCACGCAAAGGTTTTGGTCAGGCGATTCTCAGCGAACCTTGGATGACTGAGTTTGCGGCCATTTATTTTGGTAAGCAGGCTTACGAGTTGGAAACTGCCGCTTATAAAAATAAAATTCGCGAGCAGTTTTTCAGGGGTCAGGAGTATCAAAGCTGGCATTTTAAAAAAGAGTTAGATTTTGCACCCGCTTTTCAAAAGTTGCAGCAGTTATTCAGTACAAATACTTGGCGGAGTTGGCGGACTTTTGGAATCTCTGGGGGGATGATTCCTTGGAATGACGGGCACGGTTGGGAAGTTTCCGAAGCGGGCAAAAAAAAGGTGGATATTGGGGCATTTCAACCTGGTGGCCGGGGAGTTTATTTGAAGCAAGTCTCAAATAATCTTTTGAATTATTTGCAGCCCGAAGCTTATATTGTTCATCCTGGGGGCGAGGCAATTATGAATAATAATAGCTCTACTTTGGCTTGGATTGCTGGTGCTAGTCCGGTTTTTACTGCGAAAGATCGCAATTTGTTTGTGGGCGGAAAACTGGCTAAGCAAGTAGTGTTAATTAACGATACGCGGGCAGCGCAAGAATTTTCGTTTAATTGGCGAGTTTTGGTGGGCGGGAAAGAAGTAAAAAAAGGCGAGGAAAAAGGGACGATTGAGTCGGCAGGTACGCTGTTTTTCCCAATTGAGCTAAATTTGCCAAATACCATTTCTAGCAAGGCTGACGGCGAAATTCGCTTGACTGCGCGGGTGGGCGATCGATCGCATTCTGATACATTTGCTTTCCGGGTTTTTCCCAATCAAGCCAAAAGCAAGGATACGCTGACAATCTTCGATCCAGCGGGCAAAACATCGGCCATGTTACAACAGTTAGGTCATCAGCTTGTACCGTGGAATGGTTCGCAACTTGCATCGCTATTAATTATCGGTAGGGAAGCGTTTTCTAGCGGGGAAAATTTGCCGGGAAGTTTAGAAAGTTTTGTGCGAAACGGCGGCAAAGCAATTGTGTTTCCTCAGCGCCGGGAATGGCTGGAAAATACGGGTTTCCGGGTTGCTGCCCACGTCAGCCGCCGCGCTTTTCCAGTTGACAGCAACCATCCGGCAATTAGCGGTTTAGACAGTGAAGATTTGCGGGATTGGGCGGGGGAAAGCACCCTGGTTGAAGCTTATCCAAATACGATCCAAACTGGCGCTAATTTGAGTCCGGCAAATAAACCTTGGTACGGCTGGCGTTGGGGAAATCGCGGCGGTGTCAGCAGCGCTTCTATTGAGAAGCCGCACCGCAGCGGTTGGCGCCCTATTTTGGAATCTGAGTTTGATTTAGCTTATTCGCCGCTGATGGAATTAGATTACGGAAAAGGGCGGCTGATTTTAAACGAGTTGGATTTGGAAGACCATTATTCTGTAGATGCTGGGGCGGCGCAGTTAGTGCAACAAATTGTGAGTTACGGGATGAATTCTCCGGTACTTGGAAAGCCGGATAAAGTGGTTTTAATAGGGGGAGATGGAGATGCCCAAAAGTTGGACAGTTTGGGGGTAATTTATCAGCGCGCTAGTTCGCTTTCTAATGATGTTGATTTGGTCATTGTGGGGAGAGAAGCGAATCTAAAAGATGCAGCTTTGCGCGGTTATTTGAATGCTGGCGGGAAGGCGTTTTTCTTGCCGCGTCAAGTGCCTGTGGCGGGTTTGGGCGTCGGTTTGCAGCAAGCGCAGGATTTCGGGGGTTCGCTGGCGGTTCCGAGTTGGGATGAGGTGAAGGGGGTTAGCGCCTCAGATTTGCGATCGCGCTCTTTTTATGATACTTGGTTGATTAAGTCTGGGGGAGAAATGGGTGCTGACGGTTTGTTAAGCCGGGTAAAAGTTGGCAAGGGTGTGGCGATTTTTTCTCAGATTGAACCGGACAGTTTGAATGCTGATACTAAGACTTATTTGCGTTTTACTCGCTGGCGGCAAACCCGGGCAAATGCTCAGATTTTGGCTAATTTAGGGGCGAGTTTTAAGGCGGATGGATCTGTGTTTAACGGTTCGAGTCGGGAGTTTTATCACTGGGATTACAGAACCGATTTTGAGAAGGGAGACGATCCTTATCGGTATTATCGATGGTAG